One region of Diabrotica undecimpunctata isolate CICGRU chromosome 6, icDiaUnde3, whole genome shotgun sequence genomic DNA includes:
- the LOC140443549 gene encoding uncharacterized protein isoform X1: MTTEQKFNAAVNVIRSLPKNGSYQPSNELMLRFYAYFKQATNGTCAGSRPAFWDIVGRAKYDAWKSLGDMPKQEAMTKYVDELHSIVETMSYSDKVANFLEAPTNELDAINFDDLELIAGDVIERVRSQPNSPLASREGSPIRFGSKSPSAGSTPSVAPSTPDDSDHSDDEYIDTIEVFNPDPQRMNISHDVIPNGYIQTAQNQHMSRSKIKSTTNVDVSQEISLAVQSLRADIENISKKVNSLENANRLVAKRQKRLFPGVPNNFLVFVIAWPFIATFIMNRYLYRRNL; the protein is encoded by the exons gttcCTACCAACCCAGTAATGAATTAATGCTTAGATTTTACGCATATTTTAAACAAGCAACAAACGGAACATGCGCAGGATCGCGCCCCGCTTTTTGGGATATTGTAGGAAGAGCAAAGTATGACGCTTGGAAGAGCCTTGGCGATATGCCTAAGCAAGAGGCAATGACAAAATATGTCGATGAATTACATTC GATAGTAGAAACTATGAGCTATTCAGATAAGGTAGCTAATTTCCTAGAAGCTCCTACCAATGAATTAGATGCAATAAATTTTGACGACTTGGAGTTAATTGCTGGAGATGTTATCGAAAGAGTTAGATCACAACCTAATTCACCTTTAG cATCAAGAGAAGGTTCTCCAATTAGGTTTGGTTCTAAAAGTCCCAGTGCAGGATCAACTCCTTCTGTTGCTCCCAGTACTCCAGATGACTCAGATCACAGTGATGATGAATATATTGATACGATAGAGGTATTT AATCCCGATCCCCAAAGAATGAACATATCACACGACGTTATTCCAAACGGATACATACAAACAGCACAAAATCAACATATGTCAAGATCAAAAATTAAATCCACTACAAATGTAGATGTGTCACAGGAAATATCTTTGGCTGTACAAAGCCTGCGAGCGGATATCGAAAATATATCGAAGAAAGTTAATTCGTTGGAAAATGCAAATAGGTTGGTAGCGAAACGACAAAAGAGATTATTTCCAGGAGTCCCGAATAATTTCTTAGTTTTTGTCATAGCATGGCCTTTTATAGCCACATTTATCATGAATCGATATTTGTATCGAAGGAATCTTTAG
- the LOC140443549 gene encoding uncharacterized protein isoform X2 produces the protein MTTEQKFNAAVNVIRSLPKNGSYQPSNELMLRFYAYFKQATNGTCAGSRPAFWDIVGRAKYDAWKSLGDMPKQEAMTKYVDELHSIVETMSYSDKVANFLEAPTNELDAINFDDLELIAGDVIERVRSQPNSPLASREGSPIRFGSKSPSAGSTPSVAPSTPDDSDHSDDEYIDTIENPDPQRMNISHDVIPNGYIQTAQNQHMSRSKIKSTTNVDVSQEISLAVQSLRADIENISKKVNSLENANRLVAKRQKRLFPGVPNNFLVFVIAWPFIATFIMNRYLYRRNL, from the exons gttcCTACCAACCCAGTAATGAATTAATGCTTAGATTTTACGCATATTTTAAACAAGCAACAAACGGAACATGCGCAGGATCGCGCCCCGCTTTTTGGGATATTGTAGGAAGAGCAAAGTATGACGCTTGGAAGAGCCTTGGCGATATGCCTAAGCAAGAGGCAATGACAAAATATGTCGATGAATTACATTC GATAGTAGAAACTATGAGCTATTCAGATAAGGTAGCTAATTTCCTAGAAGCTCCTACCAATGAATTAGATGCAATAAATTTTGACGACTTGGAGTTAATTGCTGGAGATGTTATCGAAAGAGTTAGATCACAACCTAATTCACCTTTAG cATCAAGAGAAGGTTCTCCAATTAGGTTTGGTTCTAAAAGTCCCAGTGCAGGATCAACTCCTTCTGTTGCTCCCAGTACTCCAGATGACTCAGATCACAGTGATGATGAATATATTGATACGATAGAG AATCCCGATCCCCAAAGAATGAACATATCACACGACGTTATTCCAAACGGATACATACAAACAGCACAAAATCAACATATGTCAAGATCAAAAATTAAATCCACTACAAATGTAGATGTGTCACAGGAAATATCTTTGGCTGTACAAAGCCTGCGAGCGGATATCGAAAATATATCGAAGAAAGTTAATTCGTTGGAAAATGCAAATAGGTTGGTAGCGAAACGACAAAAGAGATTATTTCCAGGAGTCCCGAATAATTTCTTAGTTTTTGTCATAGCATGGCCTTTTATAGCCACATTTATCATGAATCGATATTTGTATCGAAGGAATCTTTAG